Below is a genomic region from bacterium.
TCGATCGGAAGGCGGTCGAAGTCGCGCTCGAAGCATTTCAAAGCGAGTTCGGGCCCGTCGATGCGCTGATCAACAATGCGGGTTGGGACCTCGCCTGTGATTTCGTCGACAGCGAACCCGACTTCTGGCGCAAAGTGATCGACATCAATCTCTACGGTCCACTGAATCTGACAAAGGCCGTTCTGCCCGGAATGATCGAACGCGGCGCCGGACGCATCGTCAGTCTGGCCTCCGATGCCGGCCGGGTGGGATCCTCGGGCGAGTCGGTATACGCGGCCTGCAAAGGCGGCATCATCGCTTTTTCGAAGTCGGTCGCGCGTGAAGTCGCCCGCCACGGAATCTGCTTGAATATCGTGTCTCCCGGACCCAGTGACACTCCGCTGTTCGCGCGTTTTGACGAGACGGGACGACTGGCAAGTGCATTGGAACGCGCGATCCCGATGCGCCGCCTCGGGCGACCCGACGACTATCCCGGCATCATCGCGTTTCTGATCAGCGATGACGCCGGCTTCATCACCGGCCAGACGATCAGCGTCTCGGGCGGTCTTACCATGCACGGATGAGGAGCCTCTCCATGGATTTCGAAGATCTTCTGTATGAGAAACGCGATCACGTCGCGACGATCACAATCAATCGCCCCAAGGTCTACAACGCTTTCCGAGGCACGACTTGTGCGGAACTGGTCCGCGCGCTGGCTGACGCCGGTTACGACAAGGACATAGGGGCGATCGTTCTTACGGGCGCGGGTGATCGGGCGTTCTGCACCGGCGGAGATCAGTCCGAACACGACGGCCAGTACGAGGGGGATCGCGGTATCCTCGGTATGCCGATCGACGAGGTTCACTCGGTCATCCGCGATGTCCCGAAGCCCGTTCTCGCCAAGGTGCGCGGTTATGCGATTGGCGGCGGTAACGTCCTGGCAACGCTATGCGATCTGACCCTGGCCGCCGACAATGCGATCTTCGGTCAAGTCGGACCGAAAATGGGCTCGGTCGATCCGGGTTTTGGCACGGCCTATCTATCCCGCGTGATCGGAGAAAAGAAGGCGCGCGAGATGTGGTATCTGTGCGAACGCTACAGTGCCGCAGAAGCTCTCGAGATGGGCCTGGTGAACAAGGTGGTTCCCGAAGCCGAACTCGACGCGGAAGCCGCGGCCTGGTGCGCGAAACTGGTCCAACGCAGCCCGACGGCCATTGCACTGGCCAAACGTTCTTTCAACGCGGATTCGGAGAGCATTCGCGGGATCGGAGGCATGGGTTTCGTCGGTCTCTCCCTGTACTACGGCACGAAGGAATCCGAAGAAGGAGGCGCCGCTCTGAACGAGAAGCGCGATCCGGATTTTCGGCGTTTCGTCTGAGCGCTCGTACCGCGAGCTATTGGAACGAAGATGAGCCGCAGACCCGACATCCGCATCACGGACCTCGCGGAACCCGTACTCGACGAGGCACAGAAGCAGGTACTCGCGGCAGTGAGTGGCTTGCAGGTCGAGTTTGACGAAGAGTCGATCCTCGGCGAAGCGATGCAGCGCACGGGTCTGTCGAACTTCGGCCCGGATGATTTTCGCGAGCGTCTGCGAATCTGGTGCCAGAGTCTCGAGGAAGATGAGAATCTCAGCGTGGTGGGACAACTCGGCGCGCGCTCGGACACGGTGCGCTACGCGCTCAATCGTCTGCGCGTCGAGGACTTGATCGCGCGACATCCGGAGATCCTCGACGTCGAAATCCGTCGCCCGATCATCATCATCGGTCTGCCCCGTTCGGGTACGACCCACCTCTTGAACCTGATCTCGGCCGATACTCGCCTGCGTTCACTGCCTTACTGGGAGAGCGTCGAACCGATCCAGATCCAGGGAGAGGAGCCCGGGCCCGATGGACGCGATCCCCGGCACGTCCGCAACCGGGCGCGCT
It encodes:
- a CDS encoding SDR family oxidoreductase produces the protein MPGFRGLTGRRVLITGAASGIGRATAQRLAEEGAVVGILDLDGEGAEATAETLRSSGSSARAFEVDIVDRKAVEVALEAFQSEFGPVDALINNAGWDLACDFVDSEPDFWRKVIDINLYGPLNLTKAVLPGMIERGAGRIVSLASDAGRVGSSGESVYAACKGGIIAFSKSVAREVARHGICLNIVSPGPSDTPLFARFDETGRLASALERAIPMRRLGRPDDYPGIIAFLISDDAGFITGQTISVSGGLTMHG
- a CDS encoding 1,4-dihydroxy-2-naphthoyl-CoA synthase (catalyzes the formation of 1,4-dihydroxy-2-naphthoate from O-succinylbenzoyl-CoA), with the protein product MDFEDLLYEKRDHVATITINRPKVYNAFRGTTCAELVRALADAGYDKDIGAIVLTGAGDRAFCTGGDQSEHDGQYEGDRGILGMPIDEVHSVIRDVPKPVLAKVRGYAIGGGNVLATLCDLTLAADNAIFGQVGPKMGSVDPGFGTAYLSRVIGEKKAREMWYLCERYSAAEALEMGLVNKVVPEAELDAEAAAWCAKLVQRSPTAIALAKRSFNADSESIRGIGGMGFVGLSLYYGTKESEEGGAALNEKRDPDFRRFV